A window of Micromonas commoda chromosome 13, complete sequence contains these coding sequences:
- a CDS encoding predicted protein → MTPEPLLSGYSSDTVGPLERWMRRMWGLPTGQGLWAEHPSVVRPGLFFGKTFGRRAPGFVKRGVMHETATWEEADRETGSGLDGGTVSKRIGGYREFEKRRGYDLRLHRFDMRQQMRVQFAEGRDDALRSVSLGEDLWHILTVDMSLSRLLMLEIYTEFFFILIGAVLLTLVAAAEGANLDSTLFGEKLLLSFTTVRISTDSVYGWEEKTPSSKPEIIVLALLGWFHWLLLSVAGAIIVTRALKPLQQVAFAPDAIMNDSEISVRLITLRPSVILYDVHVYMKLIAAFKDPETGNYVGALRPIEIAHTKGHYGLFKHFPMTVKHDVTAPDSPLRETTIDHIMLLEVTVTATDNNGNPVFAAANYMPPNSHIVNSSSFQGAYGEKKLYPRLLRGRWRDQMRPFKEANTGAPFKATDMPMYLYNMDNFHVIELEQKADSDDSPV, encoded by the coding sequence ATGACCCCCGAACCTCTACTATCGGGTTACTCGAGCGACACCGTCGGCCCCTTGGAGCGATGGATGCGCCGCATGTGGGGACTTCCCACCGGTCAAGGGTTATGGGCGGAGCATCCTTCCGTTGTGAGGCCAGGGCTGTTTTTCGGGAAGACGTTTGGCAGGCGAGCGCCAGGCTTCGTCAAGCGCGGCGTGATGCACGAGACGGCCACTTGGGAGGAGGCCGATCGCGAAACGGGAAGCGGCCTCGATGGCGGAACCGTGTCGAAGCGTATTGGTGGATACAGGGAGTTTGAGAAGCGCCGGGGATATGACTTGAGGCTTCACAGGTTCGACATGAGGCAGCAGATGCGTGTTCAGTTCGCCGAGGGCAGAGACGATGCCTTGAGGAGTGTGAGCCTGGGTGAAGACTTGTGGCACATTCTCACCGTCGACATGAGCCTGTCTCGATTGTTGATGTTGGAGATATACACCGAGTTTTTCTTCATACTTATCGGCGCGGTGCTTCTCACCCTAGTCGCCGCTGCGGAGGGGGCGAATCTCGACTCGACGCTGTTTGGAGAAAAACTCTTGCTCAGCTTCACGACGGTTAGGATCTCGACCGACTCCGTATACGGCTGGGAGGAGAAGACCCCGAGCTCCAAGCCCGAGATCATCGTGCTCGCTTTGCTCGGATGGTTCCACTGGCTGCTGTTGAGCGTCGCCGGTGCAATCATCGTCACCAGGGCGCTGAAGCCGCTGCAGCAGGTTGCCTTCGCGCCCGATGCAATCATGAACGATTCGGAGATTTCTGTGCGTCTCATCACCCTCCGACCCTCCGTGATTCTGTACGACGTGCACGTCTACATGAAGCtgatcgccgcgttcaaggaTCCGGAGACGGGCAACTACGTTGGGGCGCTGAGACCCATTGAAATAGCGCACACGAAGGGGCACTACGGGTTGTTCAAACACTTTCCGATGACTGTGAAACACGACGTGACCGCTCCCGACTCGCCCCTGAGGGAGACCACCATCGACCACATCATGCTTTTGGAGGTCAccgtgacggcgacggacaaCAACGGTAATCCGGTATTCGCCGCCGCTAACTACATGCCCCCGAATTCGCATATCGTCAACTCCTCCAGTTTTCAGGGTGCCTACGGTGAAAAGAAGCTCTACCCGAGATTGCTTCGAGGGCGGTGGAGAGATCAAATGCGGCCCTTCAAGGAGGCCAACACGGGCGCGCCGTTCAAGGCCACCGACATGCCGATGTACTTGTACAACATGGACAACTTCCACGTCATCGAGCTAGAACAGAAGGCCGATTCCGACGATTCTCCCGTGTGA
- a CDS encoding predicted protein, with protein MPTNAAKKALAKAKRGIVATGACSTKADPNFAALKDNKELPCPHCDRIFKQQDRLKQHIQKQHGDVVAEQAVAAGPGDGAGGDGGGGKKISAKAALIQQQAAKAKEDKAREALEKGEKAPVQRMSCKLPSTILREFVQKKTDLKAPLFKSHEVDGGWTCKLVLRDKQGKTEKDRVFWWREKCATKQEAEHRVSVVALAAVAQNLPLQRLLPGEYRSTFADAEEAEKERAEHRRARAAREEARIARAKAANKAEPPAVLTMSEEKRGLVESILRETWVSDDDDDDDDVDLGEADTDDDDDVNALCDRLTGLGFHREDAMAASKATKSTDPTNLDPAISWLCVHVPETRLPAAYAPQSVNDGGVVLLSKKPRSAGDVAAASSSGTSAFDDDSRPEDGDAAWLWDRGYPRAACEAAASDHGGNREVALAALFRTLVLAGESTEISGCAAGGGGSDADDEDWREELTAIEAIVGEDRVRTLCDGRGVAVDVQTNEGSIATLEVYRLDGCGYPSSEPPTVAFHAVGAFRDRFRLATSKLARIAVENVGAPCVYTLLEAAGAMIEEDGGPVSTARAAEKTVPAAAKTVPAPRNRSLSAKPEREAARGSSSGVKASRRERPAMSPAELALENKRLSDALTAYTAAYKTGKGDGFAMMTARLNLPASNSREEVTRAVTGASVVVLSGETGCGKSTQVPQFILEHEIASGRGGVTNIVVTQPRRISAIGLAERVAAERCERCGDVVGYSVRLESKQCHRTRLLFCTTGVLLRRLLSDPTLSNATHVVLDEVHERSVDSDLLLLLLRKVLAVRPALKVVLMSATADADLFDAYFRSPGPNAHVPGVSTTQVHIPGFTHPVREYFLEDVFEMTGHAVGRGGPYAKRKEDQAKRVKQVDAAAEAMLAEKAKQRRRERMALGLEDAEEDEDEEDDDEGDDVPEDWDLADENSTYEVRQPAASRQELTLGPAATLGPSEEDRVRNDMLAEASRCLANDYSAQTQRSIQNVDQTVINYDAIEQLIAHIIRVERAEGPSAFVPPPVAGKAPKDLGLGAVLVFMPGQFEITKLIRKLEQSRLLDPADVGELRVLPLYGSLSSKDQRKIFERPPKGVRKIVVATNIAETSVTIDDVRYVVDTGRAKEMCWDSHRGLSVLADTWVSQAAAKQRRGRSGRTAPGARFAMFSRAQFANMSPQQPPEMLRTPLQKLCLSIKAMAPDEPVARTLAAALTPPDVASVDSALAELKDLRAFDVDERLTPLGRHLAQMPVDARIGKMLLFGAMLGCLDPILTIAGAMSGRPLFYSPKDNRDAADKAKRALNSNKSDHLTMVAAYNGWVKARSSGKAAERRYCDEYFLSQQALEAVQAGRLDYAAILADLGFVRREYIANMRRGSGGSNGGTEADSNADVVRVVKAALVAGFYPHVVRVRHPETKYTQTQGGAVEKRHDSKDLRYFSKDLGRVFLHPTSVNFHCGKYESRWIVYSERVETAKVYIRDNTMVGSYALLLFGGDVRVLHDEGLVKVDDWATFQAPARIGVLVKELRQRVDQLLLDRINHPSAHLASTPIVRALLELLASEGH; from the coding sequence ATGCCCACCaacgccgccaagaaggctcTTGCCAAGGCGAAGAGGGGCATCGTCGCCACGGGCGCCTGCAGCACAAAGGCTGATCCCAActtcgcggcgctgaaggaCAACAAGGAGCTCCCGTGCCCGCACTGCGACCGGATATTCAAGCAACAGGACCGCCTAAAGCAGCATATACAGAAGCAGCATGGTGATGTCGTGGCGGAGCAGGCTGTTGCCGCGGGgcccggggacggcgccggcggggacggcggcggtggcaaGAAGATctccgccaaggctgcgctcATCCAGCAGCaggcggccaaggccaaggaggacaAGGCTCGGGAGGCCTTAGAGAAGGGCGAGAAGGCACCCGTGCAGCGCATGAGCTGTAAGCTCCCGTCCACGATCCTCCGCGAGTTCGTCCAGAAGAAGACCGACCTCAAGGCGCCGCTCTTCAAGTCCCACGAAGTCGACGGGGGCTGGACGTGCAAGCTGGTGCTGCGGGACAAGCAGGGCAAGACGGAGAAGGACAGGGTGTTCTGGTGGAGGGAGAAGTGCGCCACGAAGCAGGAGGCCGAACACAGGGTCAgcgtcgtggcgctcgcggcggtggcgcagaaCCTACCCCTGCAGCGCCTGTTGCCCGGCGAGTACAGGAGcaccttcgccgacgcggaggaggcggagaaggagagggCGGAACACCGAAGggctcgagcggcgagggaggaagCGAGGATCGCccgcgccaaggctgcgaacaaggcggagccgccggcggtgcTCACGATGAGCGAGGAGAAACGCGGGTTGGTGGAGTCCATCCTGCGGGAGACGTGGGtatcggacgacgacgacgacgacgacgacgtcgacctcggcgaggccgacaccgacgacgacgacgacgtcaacgccCTCTGCGACAGACTCACCGGATTGGGCTTCCACAGGgaggacgcgatggcggcgtcgaaggcgacgaAATCGACGGACCCAACGAACCTGGACCCGGCGATATCGTGGCTCTGCGTGCACGTGCCCGAAACCCGTCTacccgcggcgtacgcgccgcAGTCGGTCAACGACGGAGGCGTGGTTCTGCTCAGCAAAAagccgaggagcgccggggatgtcgcggcggcgtcctcatcGGGTACGTCCGCATTCGACGACGATTCGCgccccgaggacggcgacgcggcttgGCTGTGGGATCGCGGGtacccgcgggcggcgtgcgaggcggcggcgagtgaTCACGGAGGGAACAGGgaggtcgccctcgccgcgctgttccggacgctcgtcctcgcggggGAATCCACCGAAATTTCGGGAtgcgccgcgggtgggggTGGaagcgacgccgacgacgaggactgGCGCGAGGAACTCAccgcgatcgaggcgatcgTCGGAGAGGACAGGGTCAGGACGCTgtgcgacgggcgcggcgtcgcggtggacgtccaGACGAACGAGGGGTCCATAGCGACGCTGGAGGTGTACAGGTTGGACGGATGCGGGTACCCGTCTTCGGAGCCTCCAACAGTCGCGTTTCACGCGGTGGGCGCTTTTAGGGATCGGTTccgcctcgcgacgtcgaaactggcgcgcatcgccgtGGAGAACGTCGGTGCACCGTGCGTGTACACCCTGTTAGAGGCTGCGGGTGCGATGATCGAGGAGGATGGTGGCCCGGTTTCGacggcccgggcggcggagaaaaccgtcccggcggcggcgaaaaccgtcccggcgccgagaaATCGATCTTTGTCGGCGAAaccggagcgcgaggcggcccgcgggtcctcctccggcgttaaggcgtcgcgtcgcgaacggcCCGCCATGTCACCCGCCGAGCTAGCGTTGGAGAACAAGCGCCTGTCCGACGCTTTGACCGCGTACACGGCCGCGTACAAGACTGGCAAAGGGGACGGATTCGCGATGATGACGGCGAGGTTGAACCTTCCCGCGAGTAACTCCAGGGAGgaggtgacgcgcgcggtgaccgggGCCTCGGTGGTGGTACTCAGCGGCGAGACGGGCTGCGGCAAATCCACGCAGGTTCCGCAGTTCATCCTGGAGCACGAGATCGCGTCGGGCCGGGGCGGGGTGACGAACATAGTGGTGACGCAGCCGAGAAGAATCTCCGCAATCggcctcgcggagcgcgtcgccgccgagcgctgCGAACGTTGCGGCGACGTGGTGGGCTACTCCGTCCGGCTCGAGTCCAAGCAGTGTCACCGGACGCGGTTGCTGTTCTGCACCACCGGCGTGCTCCTGAGGCGGCTGCTCTCGGACCCGACTCTTTCGAACGCGACCCACGtggtgctcgacgaggtccACGAGCGATCCGTCGACTCGgaccttctcctcctcctcctccgtaAGGTGCTCGCCGTGCGACCCGCGCTGAAGGTGGTGCTCATGTCCgcaaccgccgacgcggacctcTTCGACGCGTATTTCAGGTCCCCCGGGCCCAACGCGCACGTCCCCGGGGTTTCCACGACGCAGGTTCACATCCCGGGGTTTACGCACCCGGTTCGCGAGTACTTTTTGGAGGATGTCTTCGAGATGACCGGACACgccgtcggacgcggcgggccaTACGCCAAGCGCAAGGAGGACCAGGCCAAGCGGGTGAAacaggtggacgccgccgcggaggcgatgctcgcggagaaggccaagcagcggcggcgcgagcggatGGCGCTCGGActcgaggatgccgaggaggacgaagacgaggaggacgacgatgaaggcgacgacgtcccagAGGATTGGGACCTCGCCGATGAGAACAGCACCTACGAGGTGCGAcagcccgcggcgtcgaggcagGAACTGACCTTAGGCCCtgcggcgacgctcgggcCCTCCGAGGAGGACCGTGTTAGGAACGAcatgctcgcggaggcgtcgagaTGCCTCGCGAACGACTACTCGGCGCAGACGCAGCGGTCCATACAAAACGTTGACCAGACCGTGATCAActacgacgccatcgagcaGCTCATCGCGCACATCATCCGCGTGGAGCGAGCGGAGGGACCCTCCGCTTTCGTGCCCCCGCCCGTGGCGGGAAAGGCGCCCAAggacctcggcctcggcgcggtgctggTCTTCATGCCGGGGCAGTTTGAAATCACCAAGCTGATTCGGAAGCTGGAGCAGTCCAGGCTCCTCGACCCCGCGGACGTGggcgagctgcgcgtgcTGCCCCTCTACGGCTCCCTCTCCAGCAAGGACCAGCGCAAGATCTTCGAGCGACCGCCTAAGGGCGTTCGCaagatcgtcgtcgccaccaaCATCGCCGAAACGTCCGTGACAATTGACGACGTCAGGTACGTCGTGGACACTGGGCGCGCGAAGGAGATGTGCTGGGATTCGCACCGCGGTCTGTCCGTGCTCGCCGACACGTGGGTCTCGCAGGCTGCGGCGAAGCAGAGGCGGGGGCGCTCGGGTCGAacggcgcccggcgctcgGTTCGCCATGTTCTCCCGCGCGCAGTTCGCCAACATGTCGCCTCAGCAACCGCCGGAGATGCTTCGAACGCCGCTGCAGAAACTCTGCCTGTCCATCaaggcgatggcgcccgatgagcccgtcgcgaggaccctagccgcggcgctgacccCTCCCGACGTCGCATCGGTGGACTCTGCCCTCGCCGAACTCAAAGATCTGCGCGcattcgacgtcgacgagcgtcTTACCCCGCTGGGGCGGCATCTGGCGCAGATGCCGGTGGACGCACGCATCGGCAAGATGCTCCTCTTTGGCGCTATGCTCGGGTGCCTCGACCCCATACTCACGATTGCGGGCGCCATGAGCGGACGCCCGTTGTTCTACTCCCCGAAAGACAacagggacgccgcggacaagGCAAAGCGCGCTCTGAATTCCAACAAGAGCGACCACCTCACCATGGTCGCCGCTTACAACGGCTGGGTCAAGGCGAGGTCCTCCGGTAAAGCCGCAGAGCGCAGATACTGCGACGAGTATTTTCTGAGCCAacaggcgctcgaggctgtgCAGGCGGGCAGGCTGGATTAcgccgcgatcctcgccgacctcggcTTCGTTCGCAGGGAGTACATCGCTAACATGCGCCGCGGGTCTGGCGGGTCCAACGGGGGCACGGAGGCTGACTCAAACGCCGACGTGGTTCGCGTggtcaaggcggcgctcgtcgcgggatTTTACCCCCACGTCGTCAGGGTTCGGCACCCCGAGACAAAGTACACGCAGAcccagggcggcgcggtggagaagCGTCACGACTCGAAGGACCTCAGATACTTCTCGAAGGATCTCGGTCGGGTGTTTTTGCACCCCACGTCGGTCAATTTCCACTGCGGCAAGTACGAGTCGCGGTGGATCGTGTACAGCGAACGGGTGGAGACGGCCAAGGTGTACATCCGCGACAACACCATGGTCGGATCGTACGCGCTGCTCCTGTTTGGAGGGGACGTGCGCGTGCTGCACGACGAGGGATTAGTCAAGGTCGACGACTGGGCCACGTTTCAGGCACCCGCGCGCATAGGCGTGCTGGTAAAGGAACTGAGGCAGCGGGTGGaccagctcctcctcgatcgcaTCAACCATCCCAGCGCTCACCTCGCGTCGACACCCATTGTGCGCGCGCTTCTGGAGCTGCTCGCGAGCGAGGGGCACTGA